In Desulfomicrobium macestii, a genomic segment contains:
- a CDS encoding pyridoxal phosphate-dependent aminotransferase has translation MRIADRIARLGTETAFAVAARAAAHKAAGHEVFPFHLGDMNIPTPQNVMDAACGAMRAGKTGYCPSPGIPELRDALAGDVSAARGVDYSMENVAIQPGGKPVIGKFIMACMNPGEEVLYPNPGYPIYESQIEYHGGVAVPYRYVRDDAGFHIDLDYLESLVTPRTRAIIINDLQNPLGAECTPQERERLAHLAMRHNLSVLLDEAYFDIRYGGRSSSLASIPGMRARSIILYTFSKKFAMTGWRLGAAIGPKAVIDIIAKLNVNDESCSNHFIQHGALEGLTGDQSGPRAILETLKERRDIAVDLLNSMPGVSCPRPEATFYLFPEVTELMANKGFGADYAAFAEDVLVRTGVSLCTRLHFGRPLPGEKRRFVRLAYSGIGADEIRKGLLALKAYAEA, from the coding sequence ATGCGCATCGCAGACAGAATCGCACGACTCGGCACCGAGACGGCCTTTGCCGTGGCCGCCCGCGCAGCCGCGCACAAGGCCGCCGGCCACGAGGTCTTCCCCTTCCATCTGGGCGACATGAACATCCCGACGCCCCAAAACGTCATGGACGCCGCCTGCGGCGCCATGCGCGCCGGGAAGACCGGCTATTGCCCAAGCCCCGGCATCCCGGAACTGCGCGACGCCCTGGCCGGGGATGTGAGCGCGGCCAGGGGCGTGGACTACTCCATGGAAAATGTGGCCATCCAGCCAGGCGGCAAGCCCGTCATCGGCAAGTTCATCATGGCCTGCATGAACCCCGGCGAGGAGGTCCTCTACCCCAACCCGGGCTACCCCATCTACGAGTCCCAGATCGAATACCACGGAGGGGTCGCCGTGCCCTACCGCTACGTACGCGACGACGCGGGCTTCCACATCGACCTCGATTACCTGGAGAGCCTGGTCACGCCGCGCACCAGGGCCATCATCATCAACGACCTGCAAAACCCGCTCGGGGCCGAATGCACGCCGCAGGAGCGCGAACGCCTGGCCCATCTGGCCATGCGCCACAACCTGTCAGTTCTTCTGGACGAGGCCTATTTCGACATCCGCTACGGCGGAAGAAGCTCCTCGCTGGCCTCCATTCCCGGCATGCGGGCACGCAGCATCATCCTCTACACCTTCTCCAAGAAGTTCGCCATGACGGGCTGGCGCCTGGGTGCTGCCATCGGACCCAAGGCGGTCATCGACATCATCGCCAAGCTCAACGTCAACGACGAGTCCTGCTCCAACCATTTCATCCAGCACGGAGCCCTCGAAGGCCTGACCGGCGACCAGTCCGGTCCCAGAGCCATCCTTGAAACCCTCAAGGAACGGCGCGACATTGCCGTTGATTTGCTGAACTCCATGCCGGGCGTGAGCTGTCCCAGGCCCGAAGCGACCTTCTACCTCTTCCCTGAAGTCACGGAACTCATGGCGAACAAGGGCTTCGGCGCCGACTATGCGGCCTTCGCCGAGGACGTCCTGGTCAGGACGGGCGTCTCGCTCTGCACGCGCCTGCACTTCGGCCGCCCTCTGCCCGGCGAGAAACGGCGCTTCGTACGCCTTGCCTATTCGGGCATTGGCGCGGACGAAATTCGCAAGGGCCTGCTCGCCTTGAAAGCCTACGCGGAAGCATAG
- a CDS encoding CDP-alcohol phosphatidyltransferase family protein — MTANQVTVSATILSAAAGSLVWLSAGARWTLAVVPCALFVRMALNALDGMLAREHGMGSDVGAMLNELGDVVSDVALYLPLAVVPGCSAPLVVMAVVLAALSEMVGILGVQFGGGRRYDGPMGKSDRAAAFGLLSLAFASGAPREAWPHAVMIGIVMLLVVTIFRRAGKALQGGVA; from the coding sequence GTGACGGCAAATCAGGTCACTGTCTCGGCCACGATCTTGTCTGCGGCTGCGGGCAGTCTTGTCTGGCTTTCCGCAGGGGCACGGTGGACCCTTGCGGTTGTTCCATGCGCCTTGTTCGTGCGGATGGCCCTCAATGCTCTGGACGGGATGCTGGCGCGGGAGCACGGAATGGGGTCCGATGTGGGCGCCATGCTGAACGAATTGGGCGACGTGGTCTCCGACGTGGCGCTGTATCTGCCTCTTGCCGTGGTGCCGGGGTGCTCGGCGCCGTTGGTCGTGATGGCCGTGGTGCTGGCGGCGCTCAGCGAGATGGTCGGGATTCTCGGTGTCCAGTTTGGGGGCGGTCGGCGATATGACGGCCCCATGGGCAAGAGTGATCGTGCTGCGGCCTTTGGTCTGCTCTCGCTGGCCTTTGCGAGCGGGGCGCCGCGAGAGGCCTGGCCTCATGCTGTTATGATCGGGATTGTCATGCTGCTGGTCGTCACGATTTTCCGGAGGGCCGGGAAGGCTTTGCAGGGAGGAGTGGCATGA
- a CDS encoding phosphatidate cytidylyltransferase, producing MIALHALPPSRLFMISTLAVLAVVTLGVALKDVHRSGQDRQRSEVLVRTRTWWLIVLPLFGALSASRGAAISFFCIVSYLAFKEYLTFITTRRADHRVLFWAYLAIPIQYYFAYISWYGMFIIFIPVYCFLLLPVRMLLRGDTQGFLKAVGTLHWGLMTTVFSLSHAAFLLTLRGEDVEGDYGVSLVLLLVILTEANDIAQFCWGKGFGHAKVVPSVSPNKTWAGLIGGVATTALLACLAGPFFISMTVLQALLAGGLIGISGFFGDICVSAIKRDIGIKDTGNMLPGHGGILDRVDSLTFTAPVFFHFIYYTYH from the coding sequence ATGATCGCGCTTCACGCGTTGCCTCCTTCCAGACTCTTCATGATCTCCACACTTGCCGTCCTGGCCGTGGTCACCCTTGGTGTGGCCCTGAAGGATGTACATCGCTCCGGCCAAGACAGGCAACGCAGCGAAGTGCTGGTGCGCACGAGAACATGGTGGCTCATCGTGCTTCCGCTGTTCGGAGCCCTGTCCGCCTCACGGGGTGCCGCGATCAGCTTTTTCTGCATCGTGTCCTATCTGGCATTCAAAGAGTACCTCACGTTCATTACTACCAGAAGGGCCGACCACAGAGTCCTGTTCTGGGCTTACCTCGCCATACCGATCCAGTATTATTTTGCCTATATCTCCTGGTACGGGATGTTTATAATCTTCATTCCGGTCTACTGCTTCCTGCTGCTCCCCGTCAGGATGTTGCTACGCGGGGATACGCAAGGGTTTCTCAAGGCCGTGGGAACGCTGCATTGGGGCCTCATGACCACGGTGTTCAGTCTGAGCCATGCGGCCTTTCTGCTTACCCTTCGCGGCGAGGATGTGGAGGGCGACTACGGAGTCAGTCTGGTTCTGCTCCTCGTCATTCTGACGGAAGCCAATGATATCGCTCAGTTCTGCTGGGGCAAGGGGTTTGGTCACGCCAAGGTGGTGCCTTCGGTCAGTCCGAACAAAACATGGGCGGGTCTGATCGGCGGCGTGGCCACCACGGCGCTGCTGGCGTGCCTGGCTGGCCCTTTTTTCATCTCGATGACGGTGTTGCAGGCGCTGCTGGCAGGGGGGCTGATCGGCATTTCCGGCTTTTTCGGGGACATCTGCGTCTCGGCGATCAAGCGCGACATCGGCATAAAGGACACGGGTAACATGCTGCCCGGTCACGGCGGCATTCTGGACCGGGTGGACAGCCTGACGTTCACGGCCCCGGTCTTCTTCCATTTCATCTACTACACGTATCACTGA
- a CDS encoding lysophospholipid acyltransferase family protein, with protein MKGILRLLWFTLFASPLIFLIMGVNVRNRQGLGTTSPSIVVANHNSHLDALVLMSMFPLSSLRKVRPVAAQDYFLRNRWLAWFALNVIGIIPFMRLAEGRRDDPFAACSAALTGGETLIFFPEGSRGEPERMAEFRTGIAHLARRHPNTPVIPVFLQGTGKSLPRGEWVLVPVICDVVVGAALHWDGCRKSFMKRLADSFERLASTVSRHGVD; from the coding sequence ATGAAAGGCATTCTCAGATTGCTTTGGTTCACCCTGTTCGCCAGTCCCCTGATTTTTTTGATCATGGGGGTGAACGTCAGAAACCGCCAGGGCCTTGGCACAACTTCTCCGTCCATCGTGGTCGCAAATCACAACAGTCACCTCGACGCTCTGGTCCTTATGTCGATGTTCCCCCTGTCCAGTCTGAGAAAAGTGCGTCCGGTGGCCGCGCAGGACTATTTCCTGAGAAACAGGTGGCTGGCCTGGTTCGCCCTGAACGTCATCGGCATCATTCCCTTCATGCGCTTGGCCGAGGGGCGCAGGGATGATCCCTTTGCCGCCTGCTCGGCGGCGCTGACAGGCGGGGAGACTCTTATTTTCTTTCCCGAGGGCAGCAGGGGGGAGCCGGAGCGCATGGCCGAATTCAGGACCGGGATTGCGCACTTGGCCAGACGGCATCCGAATACACCTGTAATCCCCGTCTTTCTGCAGGGAACCGGTAAATCACTGCCCAGGGGCGAATGGGTTCTGGTTCCTGTCATTTGTGACGTTGTCGTCGGGGCCGCGTTGCATTGGGACGGGTGTCGCAAGAGTTTCATGAAACGTCTCGCGGACAGCTTCGAAAGGTTGGCGTCGACAGTGAGCCGCCATGGTGTCGACTGA
- a CDS encoding bifunctional alpha/beta hydrolase/class I SAM-dependent methyltransferase, translated as MEWIESEGTFSSWDGAKLFYRSWRSSETTDRALIFLHRGHEHSGRLARAVQELGLGDFSAFCWDLRGHGRSPGDRGHAENYYDLVRDLDAFVRFVCVEHGISAENIVIVANSVGAVTACAWAHDFAPRIRALVLLAPAFRIRLYVPMAMPLLRMLLKFKEKAFVSSYVSAAMLTHDSEQRRLYRTDPLITRRISVNVLVEMHDTAGRIMDDAAAITTPTLILAAGSDCVVEAEAQRKFYRNLGATRKEMHEYPGFHHALLHEAGRDCIMEDIREFVIRSFTEDVDRSLLLNAHKGGAMRVEYDLLRQSTSALRTAFFSMQKYALRALGRLSRGIAIGLETGFDSGRSLDYVYEDRARGLGRIGRAIDRAYLDAIGWKGIRMRRRHLEKQLHVVMDNLEAAASQVTLLDVATGCGRYVLSVLKARKGEVDATLRDWDVGNLEQGRALASSLGLGRTCFERADAFDPESIRAVIPRPNVVIVSGLYELFPDNDLVLASLTAIGEVTEPGGYLIYTGQPWHPQLEVIARVLPNRDGASWIMRRRSQAELDEMVRSAGFEKIGMEIDPWGIFTVSTARRARD; from the coding sequence ATGGAGTGGATCGAATCCGAAGGAACATTCTCCAGCTGGGATGGCGCTAAGTTGTTCTATCGCAGCTGGCGTTCGTCAGAGACGACTGACAGGGCGCTGATCTTCCTGCATCGCGGGCATGAGCACTCCGGGCGTCTGGCCCGTGCGGTGCAGGAGTTGGGGCTGGGCGATTTCAGCGCCTTTTGCTGGGACTTACGGGGGCATGGCCGATCACCGGGAGACCGGGGACACGCAGAGAACTACTACGATTTGGTCAGAGACTTGGATGCGTTTGTCCGTTTCGTTTGTGTCGAACATGGTATTTCGGCCGAAAATATCGTCATCGTGGCCAACAGCGTGGGCGCGGTCACGGCCTGTGCCTGGGCGCACGACTTCGCGCCGCGAATTCGGGCCCTGGTCCTGCTCGCCCCAGCTTTCCGCATCAGGCTATATGTCCCCATGGCCATGCCGCTGCTGCGCATGCTTCTCAAATTTAAGGAGAAGGCCTTTGTCAGCAGCTACGTGAGCGCGGCCATGCTGACTCACGACTCCGAGCAGCGGCGTCTCTATCGAACAGACCCTCTGATCACGCGTCGCATCTCCGTCAATGTCCTTGTGGAGATGCACGACACGGCCGGTCGGATCATGGACGACGCCGCCGCCATCACCACGCCGACGCTGATTCTCGCGGCGGGGTCGGACTGCGTCGTCGAAGCCGAGGCCCAGAGAAAATTCTACAGAAATCTCGGGGCGACCCGGAAGGAAATGCACGAGTATCCCGGCTTCCATCATGCCCTGCTTCACGAGGCGGGCCGGGATTGCATCATGGAGGATATCCGCGAGTTCGTCATCCGGTCCTTTACGGAGGATGTGGACCGCTCGCTTCTGCTGAACGCACACAAGGGTGGCGCTATGCGCGTGGAGTATGACCTGCTCCGGCAGTCCACGTCAGCTCTAAGGACAGCGTTCTTTTCTATGCAAAAATATGCGTTGCGGGCGCTGGGCAGGCTGAGCCGCGGAATCGCGATCGGTCTGGAGACCGGTTTCGATTCGGGGAGAAGTCTTGATTACGTGTATGAAGACCGCGCCCGTGGCCTCGGCCGCATAGGCCGGGCCATCGACCGCGCCTACCTCGACGCCATCGGCTGGAAAGGCATCCGCATGCGCCGCCGCCATCTGGAAAAACAGCTTCACGTCGTGATGGACAATCTTGAAGCCGCTGCGTCCCAGGTCACGCTTTTGGATGTTGCAACAGGCTGCGGCCGCTATGTCCTGAGCGTCCTCAAGGCGCGGAAGGGCGAAGTCGATGCGACTTTGCGGGATTGGGATGTCGGAAATCTGGAGCAGGGCCGGGCGCTGGCTTCAAGCCTCGGTCTCGGTAGAACGTGTTTCGAACGGGCCGACGCCTTTGACCCGGAGTCGATCCGGGCGGTCATCCCGCGTCCCAATGTGGTCATCGTGTCCGGCCTTTACGAATTATTTCCTGACAATGACCTGGTTCTCGCTTCCCTTACGGCCATCGGCGAGGTGACCGAGCCGGGCGGGTACCTCATCTATACGGGGCAGCCCTGGCATCCACAGCTTGAGGTCATCGCCAGGGTCCTGCCCAATCGTGACGGCGCGTCATGGATCATGCGCCGCCGTTCCCAGGCGGAACTGGACGAGATGGTCAGGTCGGCCGGATTCGAGAAAATCGGTATGGAGATCGACCCATGGGGAATATTCACCGTCTCGACGGCGCGTCGCGCCAGGGACTGA
- a CDS encoding phosphatase PAP2/dual specificity phosphatase family protein, protein MGNIHRLDGASRQGLTEAALVAAFTSVLFITVYGGCSWLTSLRGDVGSVVLAWERMIPFVPLMIIPYMSIDLFFVMAPFVCKRSDERRMFARRIGFAILIAGLFFLCFPLRFAFERPAPDGWLGAIFSFLHAFDRPYNMFPSLHIALQVILAEVYAAATTGLLRLALLAWFGLVGFSTVLTWQHHVVDVIGGFVLAVFCCYLFSRGPREHGTTNYRVALLYGIGAVLFGQAAAATGHLLPAWPAAAMLLVCSAYCGLFPNVYRKHGGRLQLCSRILLAPVILGHFVSLVYYSRRSGPWNEILPGLWMGRRLSDAQARQAIGLGVTAVLDLTSEFSEAPSFRAVRYLNVPILDLTAPTSVQFAEAVSFIKNEMERGTVYVHCKVGYSRSAAIIGGYLIEKGDCGDARDAVALLRGKRPGLVVRDEVVSFLQTCTVLD, encoded by the coding sequence ATGGGGAATATTCACCGTCTCGACGGCGCGTCGCGCCAGGGACTGACAGAGGCGGCTCTCGTCGCCGCATTCACGTCTGTGCTGTTCATCACGGTGTACGGAGGCTGTTCATGGCTGACTTCGCTGCGCGGCGATGTCGGGTCCGTAGTCTTGGCGTGGGAGCGGATGATTCCTTTCGTGCCCCTCATGATCATTCCGTACATGTCCATAGACCTGTTTTTCGTCATGGCGCCCTTTGTCTGCAAGAGATCTGACGAACGCCGGATGTTCGCCAGGCGCATCGGTTTCGCCATTCTGATCGCGGGTCTGTTTTTTTTGTGCTTCCCGCTGCGGTTCGCCTTCGAACGCCCGGCACCTGACGGATGGCTTGGAGCGATCTTCAGCTTTTTGCACGCGTTCGACCGTCCGTACAACATGTTTCCTTCGCTGCATATCGCGTTGCAAGTCATTCTCGCCGAAGTGTACGCAGCCGCCACCACGGGGTTGCTGCGATTGGCCCTGCTCGCATGGTTCGGTCTGGTCGGATTTTCGACCGTTCTCACCTGGCAGCATCATGTCGTCGATGTCATCGGCGGCTTCGTTCTGGCCGTATTCTGCTGTTACCTTTTTTCGCGTGGTCCGAGGGAACATGGAACCACGAATTATCGTGTAGCGCTTCTCTACGGTATTGGCGCGGTCTTGTTCGGCCAGGCAGCGGCAGCAACGGGGCATCTGCTTCCGGCGTGGCCAGCCGCGGCAATGCTTCTGGTCTGCAGCGCATACTGCGGGCTTTTTCCCAACGTGTATCGCAAGCACGGCGGTCGTTTGCAGCTGTGCTCCCGCATCCTGCTGGCTCCCGTCATTCTCGGCCATTTCGTGTCGCTGGTGTATTACTCCCGTCGGTCCGGTCCATGGAACGAAATACTTCCCGGTCTCTGGATGGGCCGAAGACTGTCTGATGCGCAGGCGCGTCAGGCAATCGGCCTGGGCGTTACCGCAGTTTTGGATCTGACGTCGGAATTCTCCGAGGCTCCTTCCTTTCGGGCCGTACGCTATCTGAATGTGCCCATCCTCGACCTGACCGCCCCGACCAGCGTCCAGTTCGCCGAAGCCGTCTCGTTCATCAAAAACGAAATGGAGCGCGGAACGGTCTATGTGCACTGCAAGGTCGGATATTCGCGCAGCGCTGCGATCATCGGCGGTTATCTCATCGAAAAGGGAGACTGCGGGGATGCCCGTGATGCGGTTGCTCTGTTGCGCGGGAAGAGGCCTGGTCTGGTAGTGCGTGACGAAGTCGTGTCTTTTCTGCAAACGTGTACGGTTCTGGACTGA
- a CDS encoding M23 family metallopeptidase: protein MKGILVIIQCIIAAGFAIPERIVIPVVGVTPGDWNRKSFWHESWGLSGVHKGIDIFGRLGTVVTSATAGIVLFVGSIARGGNVAVVLGPKWRLHYYAHLNSITAFALRLVPRGGELGTLGDTGNARGTPPHLHYSVVRIFFVTWDIDGSTQGFWKAFYLDPDPYLFGIPCFFASRPTAAEYRCFIRRNRERGYR from the coding sequence ATGAAAGGAATCCTCGTAATCATCCAGTGTATCATCGCTGCCGGTTTCGCGATCCCGGAAAGGATCGTGATCCCGGTGGTCGGGGTGACACCCGGCGACTGGAACCGGAAATCCTTCTGGCATGAGTCGTGGGGCCTGTCCGGGGTCCACAAGGGCATCGACATCTTCGGCCGCCTGGGGACAGTCGTGACGAGCGCCACGGCGGGCATTGTGCTTTTTGTCGGGAGCATCGCCCGGGGCGGCAACGTGGCCGTGGTGCTGGGGCCGAAATGGCGTCTGCATTATTACGCCCACCTGAACTCCATCACGGCGTTCGCGCTTCGTCTTGTCCCGCGCGGCGGCGAACTGGGAACACTCGGCGATACCGGCAACGCACGCGGCACGCCGCCCCATCTGCACTACTCCGTAGTACGCATTTTTTTCGTCACGTGGGACATCGACGGTTCGACGCAAGGATTCTGGAAGGCGTTTTATCTCGATCCTGATCCATATCTCTTCGGCATACCATGTTTTTTCGCTTCAAGGCCCACAGCAGCTGAGTATCGATGTTTTATCCGACGCAACCGAGAACGAGGATACCGGTAA
- a CDS encoding acyl-[ACP]--phospholipid O-acyltransferase, producing MKSLSKMCAFTPYILVVLLNAITDLGHKIVVQNTVFKTFSGTEQIALTATVNALLLLPFILLFTPAACIADRFSKSRVIRISAAAAIPLAVLIVIFYHAGLFWPAFLMTFLLAVQSAFYSPAKYGYIKEMTGQEGLAQANAAVQAVTIVAILLGAVIFSMFFEAFLPETMPDSPHEILRAIAPCGYILVAGTVLETILAFRLPEIRPGDREVAIDSMKYLRGRYLRDNVKLLREKQVIWLSIVGLTIFWSVNQVLLATFGAYLKDVAGEMNTVVTQGMLALGGLGIVVGSVMAGKVSRNFIETGTIPLGAMGMTVCLFLLPNIESRALLCTLLFAYGVCGGLLVVPLNALIQFSARDREMGKILAGNNFLQNIGMLAFLGLTLAMSLAGIGSVPIFYILAVVALAGTIYTLGKLPQSLMRYLLYILFSQRYRLSVVGLNSLPADGGVLLLGNHVSWIDWAVLHLAVPRRLRFVMERSIYERWYLKWFLRRLGMIPISSRGSKQALRDVAAALKAGECVVIFPEGAISRNGQLGEFKRGFEIPARESECVIVPFYLRGLWGSLFSFAGPRLRETSRIRGIRDVTVCFGPPMAAASSASEVKKIVSRLSIAAWKEYSQTFDPLYMAWLKTAKRYPGRRAVADSTGSDMSQRMLLSTCIIASRMLRKRTVGQKNVGVLLPASVGGVIANMSLLMLGKTVVNLNYTTGPDTLPGILERAHIGTIVTSEAFLARLRGRGIDLDGILRDREVFFMETLRSGIGKGAFIATMIASQVLPAFVLRLLFFHRVCLEDTAAILFSSGSEGSPKGVMLTHENIMGNIKQVASLFNARDHDVFLGTLPLFHAFGLTVTTFMPLIEGIPVVCHPDPTDAYRIGCLAAEHQATFLCATPTFLGLYARNQKLHRLMFSSLRLVVAGAERLSDETRRAFKEKFGLEIHEGYGTTETTPVASVNTVDVLNTNGFSVQVGSKPGTVGLPLPGSALRVVDPETLEDLPTGEAGLILIGGTQIMKGYFDDETRTRGAIVEQDGIRWYKSGDKGRIDEDGFLVIMDRYSRFAKIGGEMVSLATVEEALLRAALAGAECVAVAVRDVKKGERIVALVSGMNEPAVLRKTMIESGTNPLLVPDKFYAVEEIPKLGTGKKDLAGAKAMALEFATA from the coding sequence ATGAAAAGTCTGAGTAAAATGTGCGCATTCACTCCCTACATCCTGGTGGTGCTCCTCAACGCGATCACCGATCTGGGGCACAAAATCGTCGTTCAGAACACGGTCTTCAAGACCTTTTCGGGAACTGAACAGATCGCACTGACCGCCACAGTGAATGCCCTCCTGCTACTGCCGTTCATTCTTCTTTTCACTCCGGCCGCCTGCATCGCCGACAGGTTCTCCAAGAGCCGGGTCATCAGGATTTCCGCAGCCGCTGCGATCCCTCTGGCAGTGCTGATCGTGATCTTTTACCATGCGGGGCTGTTCTGGCCAGCTTTTCTCATGACATTCTTGCTGGCCGTGCAGAGCGCCTTCTATTCTCCAGCCAAGTATGGCTACATCAAGGAAATGACAGGACAGGAGGGTCTTGCACAGGCCAATGCCGCCGTGCAGGCGGTCACCATAGTGGCGATCCTCCTTGGCGCAGTGATTTTTTCCATGTTTTTCGAGGCGTTTTTGCCGGAAACCATGCCCGATAGTCCGCATGAAATTCTGAGGGCCATCGCTCCGTGCGGTTACATTCTGGTGGCCGGAACCGTCCTGGAAACCATCCTCGCCTTCCGGTTGCCGGAAATCCGTCCTGGAGACCGAGAGGTCGCGATCGACAGCATGAAATACCTCCGGGGAAGGTATCTGCGGGACAACGTGAAGTTGCTCAGGGAAAAGCAGGTCATCTGGCTCTCTATCGTCGGGTTGACCATTTTCTGGTCCGTGAATCAGGTCCTTCTTGCGACCTTTGGGGCTTATCTCAAGGATGTCGCCGGGGAGATGAACACGGTCGTGACCCAAGGCATGCTGGCTCTGGGCGGCTTGGGCATCGTCGTTGGTTCCGTAATGGCGGGCAAGGTGTCGCGCAATTTCATCGAGACCGGCACCATCCCCTTGGGAGCCATGGGCATGACCGTGTGCCTCTTCCTGTTGCCGAACATCGAGAGTCGGGCACTGCTCTGCACGCTCCTTTTCGCTTACGGCGTCTGCGGGGGGCTTCTGGTTGTGCCGCTCAATGCCCTGATCCAATTCTCGGCCCGGGACCGGGAAATGGGGAAAATTCTGGCCGGAAACAATTTTCTCCAGAATATCGGCATGCTGGCCTTTCTGGGGCTGACCCTTGCCATGTCGCTCGCAGGCATTGGCAGCGTGCCTATTTTCTATATTCTCGCAGTAGTCGCTCTGGCCGGCACTATATATACGCTCGGAAAGCTGCCCCAGTCCCTGATGCGGTACCTGCTCTACATTCTGTTCTCCCAGCGTTACAGGCTGTCGGTGGTCGGACTCAACAGCCTGCCGGCAGACGGCGGGGTGCTGCTGCTGGGGAACCATGTCAGCTGGATCGACTGGGCGGTGCTGCATCTGGCCGTCCCGCGCCGTTTGCGTTTCGTCATGGAGCGCTCCATTTATGAGCGCTGGTACCTGAAGTGGTTTCTCAGGCGCCTGGGCATGATTCCCATTTCCTCGCGGGGCAGCAAACAAGCCCTGCGGGATGTGGCGGCGGCCCTCAAGGCTGGTGAATGCGTGGTTATCTTCCCCGAAGGCGCCATCAGTCGCAACGGACAACTCGGCGAGTTCAAGCGCGGTTTCGAGATTCCGGCCCGTGAGTCGGAATGTGTGATCGTCCCCTTCTATCTGCGCGGTCTCTGGGGCAGCCTGTTTTCCTTCGCCGGTCCGCGACTGCGGGAGACGTCACGCATCCGCGGCATCCGTGACGTGACGGTCTGCTTCGGGCCACCGATGGCCGCAGCGAGCTCGGCTTCGGAAGTCAAGAAAATCGTTTCCAGGCTGTCCATCGCGGCCTGGAAGGAGTATTCTCAAACTTTCGATCCCCTGTACATGGCCTGGCTCAAGACAGCCAAGCGGTATCCGGGGCGGCGCGCAGTGGCCGACTCGACGGGGAGCGATATGTCCCAGCGCATGCTTCTGTCCACGTGCATTATCGCCTCCCGCATGCTGAGAAAAAGGACCGTCGGCCAGAAGAACGTGGGTGTGCTTCTGCCGGCCAGCGTCGGAGGGGTCATCGCCAACATGTCCCTGCTTATGCTCGGCAAGACAGTGGTAAACCTCAACTACACCACGGGGCCGGACACGCTGCCGGGGATTCTCGAGCGGGCGCATATCGGGACCATCGTGACATCCGAGGCGTTTCTCGCCAGACTCCGGGGCAGGGGGATCGACCTGGACGGGATTCTGCGGGACCGTGAGGTGTTTTTCATGGAAACGCTGCGCTCGGGCATCGGCAAGGGCGCTTTTATCGCTACCATGATCGCGTCGCAGGTTCTGCCCGCCTTTGTCCTGCGGCTTCTCTTTTTTCATCGGGTTTGCCTGGAGGATACTGCGGCCATTCTCTTCAGCAGCGGTTCCGAAGGATCACCCAAGGGAGTCATGCTCACTCACGAGAACATCATGGGCAACATCAAGCAGGTGGCCAGCCTGTTCAACGCCCGGGATCATGATGTCTTCCTTGGGACGCTGCCGCTCTTTCACGCTTTTGGCCTCACGGTGACCACGTTCATGCCGCTGATTGAAGGCATACCTGTGGTCTGCCACCCCGATCCCACGGACGCCTACAGGATCGGATGCCTTGCCGCCGAACATCAGGCGACGTTCCTCTGCGCCACCCCGACATTTCTTGGCCTCTACGCCCGCAATCAGAAACTGCACCGTCTCATGTTCTCCTCTCTGCGTCTGGTTGTCGCCGGTGCGGAGAGGCTCAGCGACGAGACACGTCGGGCCTTCAAGGAAAAGTTCGGGTTGGAGATTCATGAAGGCTACGGCACCACGGAGACCACTCCGGTGGCCAGTGTGAATACCGTGGACGTGCTTAACACCAATGGATTCTCGGTGCAGGTGGGCTCGAAGCCGGGGACGGTGGGCCTGCCATTGCCAGGAAGCGCCTTGCGCGTCGTGGATCCGGAAACACTTGAGGATCTGCCCACAGGGGAAGCCGGCCTGATCCTCATTGGCGGCACTCAGATCATGAAGGGATATTTTGATGACGAGACCAGGACAAGGGGCGCCATTGTCGAGCAGGACGGCATCCGTTGGTACAAGAGCGGCGACAAGGGACGTATCGATGAGGACGGCTTTCTTGTAATTATGGACCGTTATTCGCGTTTCGCAAAAATCGGCGGGGAGATGGTCAGCCTGGCTACCGTGGAGGAAGCGTTGCTTCGCGCCGCCCTTGCGGGTGCCGAATGCGTGGCCGTAGCCGTGCGCGACGTGAAAAAAGGGGAACGAATTGTGGCCCTGGTCAGTGGCATGAATGAGCCTGCGGTCCTCAGGAAAACCATGATCGAAAGCGGGACGAATCCGCTCTTAGTCCCTGACAAATTTTATGCCGTTGAGGAAATCCCGAAGCTCGGGACCGGCAAGAAGGATCTTGCAGGCGCAAAAGCAATGGCGCTTGAATTTGCGACTGCGTAA